The following coding sequences lie in one Romeriopsis navalis LEGE 11480 genomic window:
- the psb30 gene encoding photosystem II reaction center protein Ycf12/Psb30: protein MDFQVIFQLACLAMIVIAGPVVVFLLVARGGDL from the coding sequence ATGGACTTTCAGGTAATTTTCCAATTAGCGTGTTTGGCGATGATTGTGATCGCGGGACCAGTCGTTGTCTTTTTGCTGGTTGCGCGTGGCGGAGACCTGTAA
- a CDS encoding TMEM165/GDT1 family protein, which translates to MAQPETTPSPAAAFDTSADIAAPVAPSKDSPLEQNTSQASQKASFRDVMSCFLSTFVTIFLAEIGDKTQIATLLMSAQSHKPLTVFIGAATALIATSLVGVLLGRWLSKVLTPRTLERVTGVILAVVSVLLFIDVAGA; encoded by the coding sequence ATGGCTCAGCCTGAAACGACACCTTCACCTGCCGCCGCCTTCGACACATCGGCCGATATCGCAGCTCCAGTGGCACCGAGCAAGGACAGTCCACTAGAGCAAAATACTAGTCAGGCAAGTCAGAAAGCATCGTTTCGGGATGTCATGAGCTGTTTCCTCTCGACCTTCGTCACGATTTTCCTCGCTGAAATCGGTGACAAAACCCAAATTGCCACGCTCCTGATGAGTGCCCAGTCCCACAAGCCGCTGACGGTATTTATTGGAGCAGCCACCGCACTCATCGCCACGAGCTTAGTGGGCGTATTACTGGGCCGCTGGTTAAGCAAAGTGCTAACCCCACGCACGCTCGAACGGGTAACCGGGGTAATTCTGGCCGTCGTTTCAGTATTGCTGTTTATTGATGTCGCAGGAGCCTAG
- the mnmA gene encoding tRNA 2-thiouridine(34) synthase MnmA, which produces MNKVAVGLSGGVDSSTAIAMLRDQGHDVVGVTLWLMKGKGQCCSEGMVDAAQLCEELGVDHHIVDSRESFERNIVNYLVDGYEAGITPLPCSNCNTAVKFGPMLEFAQTELGIDYIATGHYARIQYDAANDRYQLLRAFDRRKDQTYFLYDLNQHVLGHVLFPLGETQKTETRQMAEEFGLHTAQKPESMDLCLVEANGSMQAFLDKYITPKQGEIVDQAGKVLGQHEGTHHYTIGQRKGLGVAYSEPLYVIGLDVAMNRVIVGTRDALLQPECYVSRINWVSIAKPTTPIKAEVQIRYRSTAVPATITPIDDDRVRIIFDEAQPSITPGQAAVWYNGDILLGGGIIERQVPES; this is translated from the coding sequence ATGAACAAGGTTGCCGTCGGACTCTCTGGAGGAGTCGATAGTTCTACTGCCATTGCCATGTTGCGTGACCAAGGCCATGACGTGGTCGGCGTGACCCTGTGGCTGATGAAAGGTAAAGGCCAATGCTGTTCCGAAGGCATGGTCGATGCGGCACAATTATGCGAAGAACTGGGCGTCGATCACCATATCGTCGATAGCCGTGAATCCTTCGAGCGCAATATTGTCAATTATTTAGTCGATGGCTACGAGGCTGGCATTACCCCCCTGCCCTGCTCGAACTGCAACACCGCCGTGAAATTCGGGCCAATGCTCGAGTTTGCCCAGACCGAGCTGGGGATTGACTACATTGCAACGGGTCACTACGCGCGCATTCAATACGATGCGGCCAACGATCGCTACCAACTGCTACGGGCCTTCGATCGACGCAAAGACCAAACGTATTTCCTCTACGATCTCAATCAACATGTCTTAGGGCATGTCTTGTTTCCCTTGGGTGAAACCCAAAAAACCGAAACCCGCCAAATGGCCGAGGAATTCGGGCTACACACCGCCCAGAAACCGGAAAGCATGGATCTCTGTCTGGTGGAAGCCAACGGTTCAATGCAAGCATTTCTTGACAAATACATCACACCTAAACAGGGCGAGATCGTCGATCAAGCCGGCAAAGTCCTGGGCCAGCATGAAGGCACGCACCACTATACAATCGGTCAACGTAAAGGGTTGGGCGTCGCCTACAGTGAGCCACTCTATGTAATTGGCTTAGATGTCGCGATGAACCGGGTGATTGTCGGGACCCGTGACGCCCTGCTACAGCCGGAATGCTACGTCAGCCGGATTAACTGGGTGTCGATCGCCAAACCCACAACGCCGATTAAAGCGGAGGTGCAGATTCGCTATCGTTCAACGGCGGTACCCGCCACCATTACGCCAATCGATGATGATCGCGTGCGGATTATCTTCGATGAAGCCCAACCGAGCATTACGCCGGGTCAAGCAGCGGTCTGGTATAACGGCGACATCCTATTGGGCGGTGGGATCATCGAACGACAAGTGCCTGAATCCTGA
- a CDS encoding DUF4149 domain-containing protein, which yields MNTHPNMFDTAAPPVSGLQKALWSHRLLGFVLAFWLGGSALLDFVVMPTLYTAGMMDSTSFASAGESLFLTFNSLEMILGAIVVAAVLAHRHEPNIEAHRSLGGLGLPLLMLSIAMLFRYLLTPQMAAMGVQLDWMTKPVMPDGMMLMHMGYWVLETVKLAACAVLLNRCFRMPI from the coding sequence ATGAATACTCATCCGAATATGTTTGATACGGCAGCGCCGCCAGTTTCAGGGCTACAGAAAGCTCTCTGGAGTCACCGTCTTTTGGGGTTTGTTTTAGCCTTTTGGCTCGGTGGCAGTGCGCTGTTGGATTTCGTTGTGATGCCAACGCTGTACACAGCCGGGATGATGGATTCCACCAGCTTTGCCAGTGCTGGCGAATCGCTATTTCTTACATTCAATAGTCTGGAGATGATTCTCGGGGCGATCGTTGTTGCCGCAGTTTTGGCCCATCGCCATGAGCCGAATATCGAAGCTCACCGCAGTTTAGGTGGTTTGGGCCTGCCATTATTGATGCTGTCGATCGCGATGTTGTTTCGTTATCTCTTGACCCCGCAGATGGCGGCAATGGGTGTACAACTTGATTGGATGACGAAGCCTGTAATGCCAGATGGCATGATGCTAATGCATATGGGTTATTGGGTATTAGAAACAGTCAAACTAGCGGCATGTGCTGTTTTGTTGAATCGCTGTTTCCGGATGCCGATCTAA
- a CDS encoding TMEM165/GDT1 family protein, whose protein sequence is MDWNLLGLSFITVFLAELGDKSQLAAIALSGNAKSAKAVFFGSVTALILASLIGVLIGEGTAQILPTRLTKLLAAIGFAGMAVKLLFFGGEAEEEEEAA, encoded by the coding sequence ATGGACTGGAATTTACTAGGTTTAAGCTTCATCACGGTATTTTTGGCTGAACTGGGGGACAAGAGCCAACTCGCCGCGATCGCCCTCAGCGGCAATGCAAAATCGGCCAAAGCGGTGTTTTTCGGCTCCGTCACAGCCTTAATTTTAGCGAGCCTTATTGGTGTCCTCATTGGCGAAGGGACCGCACAGATTTTACCAACGCGATTAACCAAACTACTGGCCGCGATCGGATTTGCGGGCATGGCCGTCAAGCTATTGTTTTTTGGGGGTGAAGCAGAAGAGGAAGAGGAAGCAGCTTAG
- a CDS encoding AI-2E family transporter — translation MKLGQWVGILALTLALYILWQIRSVLMLIFAAVVLATALNTLGQQIQQRLKLDRAISLMMAICGIVGLLALALWLVVPPFVDQFQELTQLVPQGVDRLDQLVKDFSNVAPPFLEPYLPTVEDVVQQLQPLANRLLGSSVTFVSGTLGGILDVLLVVILTLMLLFDPAPYRRAFIRVFPSFYRRRVQEILDKCGESLQGWLLGILFNMLVIGGLSGLGLLIAGIRLPLANGIFAGLLTFIPTIGPALSVVPPMAIALLDAPWKSLVVLGIYFVVQQLETNVLTPMVMAQQVALLPAVTLLSQVFFATFFGFLGLLLALPLTVVGQVWLQEVVVKDILDRWQEEEHPPYLSAAANLQAETSESEEEDDTTINIGSVMIVKSPTAPETDVDSDNVTDGTTASPPTITPPKLDDDTPTS, via the coding sequence GTGAAACTGGGTCAATGGGTTGGGATCTTAGCCCTCACGTTAGCGCTATATATTCTGTGGCAAATCCGCAGTGTATTGATGCTCATCTTTGCCGCTGTGGTTTTGGCAACGGCGTTAAATACGCTGGGTCAGCAAATACAGCAGCGTCTAAAGCTTGATCGGGCAATTTCGCTGATGATGGCAATTTGCGGCATTGTGGGTCTCTTAGCACTAGCGCTGTGGCTCGTCGTACCGCCCTTCGTTGATCAGTTTCAGGAATTAACCCAACTGGTGCCACAAGGGGTTGATCGACTCGATCAACTGGTCAAAGATTTTAGCAACGTCGCTCCGCCATTTCTGGAGCCTTATCTCCCCACAGTTGAAGATGTCGTCCAGCAACTTCAACCCTTAGCGAACCGTTTACTGGGCAGCTCCGTCACATTTGTCTCCGGTACCTTGGGCGGCATCTTGGATGTGCTGCTAGTTGTGATCTTGACCCTGATGCTGCTATTTGACCCAGCGCCCTATCGGCGGGCATTTATTCGGGTCTTTCCATCGTTTTACCGGCGGCGGGTCCAGGAAATTCTCGATAAATGTGGTGAATCCTTGCAGGGCTGGCTCCTAGGCATTTTGTTCAACATGTTAGTCATCGGTGGATTGAGTGGATTAGGTCTGCTGATTGCCGGTATCCGCTTGCCCTTAGCAAACGGAATTTTTGCCGGTCTCCTCACCTTTATTCCCACCATTGGTCCGGCGCTCAGTGTCGTGCCACCGATGGCAATCGCCCTACTCGATGCCCCCTGGAAATCCTTAGTCGTCCTCGGCATTTACTTTGTAGTGCAACAGCTTGAAACAAATGTGCTGACCCCCATGGTCATGGCCCAGCAAGTTGCTTTGCTACCAGCAGTCACCTTACTTTCCCAAGTCTTCTTTGCCACATTCTTTGGCTTCTTAGGCTTATTACTGGCCTTACCTTTAACGGTTGTCGGTCAAGTATGGCTGCAAGAGGTGGTGGTGAAAGATATTCTCGATCGCTGGCAGGAAGAAGAGCATCCGCCTTACCTCAGCGCCGCCGCTAACCTACAAGCAGAAACCTCAGAAAGTGAGGAGGAAGATGACACCACCATTAATATTGGCTCGGTCATGATTGTTAAATCACCCACCGCACCCGAGACGGATGTGGACTCGGACAACGTCACCGATGGCACCACGGCAAGTCCCCCGACCATCACCCCCCCCAAATTGGACGATGACACACCCACCAGTTAA
- a CDS encoding N-acetylmuramidase domain-containing protein, with protein MNLRDIALGTVVYPLAAIRADESTTRDVQSRLLSWGYQPGPADGDWGSRTEDAYVAFARDYSYSTNTITPATAGHLVSLAFRSLKAIANQSSTFTLFSLRDNPILARSIQDRLTVLGYSPGPIDGDWGKSTQAAFTAFAQANQFPSDRLSPKAAQKLLGADPIPVPPPPVTNQPQPPPVPPTDVIVPTEPDNSQTLRDIALGTVTYPLSQLRSNVKIARDIQFRLSSWGYQPGPVDGDWGGLTEKAFITFARDYGYLNQSLTPQAAAHLASLAFRSLSQIAAQSSTFTLFSIKRNPLIAKDVQQQLKIKGYYTGPIDGDWGSGTQAAYDKFATANNFPTDRMPPQAARTLIASSAPPSPPTPPTTPPRENDPPANVVVPKSLSELRRSQYRWPLDRLAKSNSFIKELQQALSAMGHSPGPIDGVWGGRTKAGYEAMASVYGAEKDRISPRVAKLLLEPEVPRIKVITPPKKLNNSDYVEVARMIGTNTATIRAVVEVEAAGSGYFSDGRPKILFEAHWFSAFTNSRYDYSYPSISSPVWNRSLYIGGVGEWDRLYKAVRLDRAGALKSASWGLGQVMGFNHVAAGYSNVEDFVKDMHTSEGKQLMAMFNFINYNGLAPYLVRRDWAGFALRYNGEGYRVNQYDVRLAQAYNYWRNVA; from the coding sequence ATGAATCTCAGAGATATTGCCCTCGGTACAGTTGTCTATCCTTTAGCCGCAATTCGGGCCGATGAAAGTACCACCCGTGATGTTCAATCACGCTTGCTCTCTTGGGGCTATCAACCAGGACCAGCAGATGGTGACTGGGGGAGTCGCACAGAAGATGCCTATGTGGCGTTTGCCAGAGACTATAGTTACTCGACCAATACGATCACGCCGGCAACAGCCGGACATTTAGTCAGCCTCGCCTTTCGTAGCCTCAAAGCGATTGCCAATCAGTCGTCGACCTTTACGCTGTTTTCCCTGCGGGACAATCCGATTCTTGCCCGTAGCATTCAGGACCGCCTCACGGTGCTTGGATATAGTCCCGGACCGATCGATGGCGACTGGGGTAAATCGACCCAAGCCGCATTTACAGCATTTGCTCAAGCCAATCAGTTCCCGAGCGATCGCCTCTCCCCCAAAGCCGCCCAAAAACTTCTGGGAGCAGACCCAATTCCAGTGCCACCACCACCGGTCACCAACCAACCCCAACCACCACCCGTTCCACCAACGGACGTCATCGTGCCGACGGAGCCGGATAATAGCCAAACCTTGCGTGATATTGCACTGGGCACCGTCACCTATCCACTGAGCCAGCTTCGCAGCAATGTCAAGATCGCCCGGGATATCCAATTCCGTCTTTCCTCCTGGGGCTACCAACCAGGGCCAGTCGATGGGGACTGGGGTGGGCTCACCGAAAAGGCCTTTATTACCTTTGCCCGTGACTACGGTTATCTGAATCAATCACTGACGCCTCAAGCTGCCGCCCATCTTGCCAGCTTGGCATTTCGCTCGCTATCGCAAATTGCGGCCCAGTCCAGCACCTTTACGCTGTTTTCGATCAAGCGCAACCCGCTGATTGCGAAGGATGTCCAGCAGCAGTTAAAGATAAAAGGCTATTACACCGGCCCGATCGATGGCGATTGGGGCAGCGGTACCCAAGCCGCCTACGACAAGTTTGCCACAGCCAATAATTTCCCGACCGATCGCATGCCACCGCAAGCCGCGCGCACACTGATTGCCAGTAGTGCTCCACCGTCACCGCCTACGCCACCCACAACGCCACCCCGCGAAAACGACCCACCGGCAAATGTCGTTGTGCCGAAAAGTCTCTCGGAACTGCGCCGGAGTCAATATCGCTGGCCGCTCGATCGGCTCGCCAAATCCAACAGCTTTATCAAAGAACTGCAACAAGCGCTGTCGGCGATGGGACATTCACCAGGACCGATCGATGGTGTGTGGGGCGGTCGGACAAAAGCCGGTTACGAAGCTATGGCCAGCGTCTATGGTGCGGAAAAAGATCGGATTTCCCCGCGCGTGGCCAAACTCCTACTGGAGCCAGAAGTCCCACGGATTAAAGTAATCACTCCGCCCAAGAAACTGAATAACAGTGACTATGTTGAAGTGGCCCGGATGATCGGCACCAATACCGCCACCATTCGTGCCGTGGTTGAGGTTGAAGCTGCGGGTTCTGGCTACTTCTCCGATGGTCGACCCAAGATCTTGTTTGAGGCACATTGGTTCTCCGCCTTCACCAATAGCCGCTACGACTACAGCTATCCCAGCATCTCTAGCCCGGTTTGGAACCGCAGCCTTTATATCGGCGGCGTCGGGGAATGGGATCGACTCTACAAAGCGGTGCGTCTCGATCGCGCCGGTGCACTCAAATCCGCCTCTTGGGGCCTCGGCCAAGTCATGGGCTTCAATCATGTGGCGGCCGGCTACAGCAACGTCGAAGACTTCGTTAAAGACATGCACACCAGCGAAGGTAAACAGTTGATGGCCATGTTCAATTTCATCAACTACAACGGCCTTGCACCCTATTTAGTCCGGCGCGACTGGGCGGGCTTTGCACTGCGCTATAACGGGGAAGGCTACCGGGTCAATCAATATGATGTGCGGCTCGCCCAGGCTTACAATTACTGGCGCAATGTCGCTTGA
- a CDS encoding YkgJ family cysteine cluster protein produces MATWQCVKNCGACCNLDPTARPELDEYLSPEQIDIYMSMVGEDGWCINLDRETRECTIYEKRPSFCRVTAETFHSMFGITAADLNDFAIDCCREQIEDVYGDRSLEMLKFDRAVGI; encoded by the coding sequence ATGGCAACTTGGCAATGTGTAAAAAACTGTGGGGCCTGCTGTAATCTTGATCCCACCGCACGACCAGAACTAGACGAATATCTCAGCCCCGAGCAAATCGATATCTATATGAGTATGGTCGGGGAAGATGGCTGGTGTATTAATCTCGATCGTGAAACTCGCGAATGCACAATCTACGAAAAGCGACCGAGCTTTTGCCGTGTCACAGCGGAAACGTTCCACAGCATGTTCGGAATCACTGCAGCAGATCTGAATGATTTTGCAATCGACTGCTGCCGCGAGCAAATTGAGGATGTCTACGGCGATCGCAGCCTGGAAATGCTGAAGTTCGATCGGGCCGTTGGCATTTAG
- a CDS encoding glycoside hydrolase family 1 protein has translation MSITFPTNFQWGVATAAFQIEGGASLAGRKPSVWDTFSQQWRRSSRGHMVPMGFAKPPHLDACDHFHRYQEDVKLMAALGVTQYRFSISWCRIIPNGRGSVNVAGFEFYERLLDCLEAHGIEPVVTLFHWDSPLALENQYGSWRSREMADDFADYVTAVVTRLGDRIRHWITLNEITCFTHLGYNDRVPPEHAPGTIVPRWRDVWQTSHHALLAHGLGVQAIRAASPQPCRVGLVDNFGITVPLSETPANITAAQAAFPYHCNNGGLIYPAITGQYHAGFWKTLGAEAPQVQDGDLTTIHQPIDFLGLNIYTGSHIRAADNVRGYEYLDLPSGYPRLDMPWLNFFPDSLYWGIRHVSETLNRPDLSLIITENGCAAQDEVNAQGEVLDLDRILYLKQHLQGVARAITEDYPIHGYYLWSLLDNFEWSWAYAKRFGIVYINYQTQQRIPKASYYWYRDCIQAGKLL, from the coding sequence ATGAGCATCACTTTCCCAACTAATTTCCAATGGGGCGTCGCCACCGCCGCCTTCCAGATTGAAGGGGGGGCTAGTTTAGCAGGACGAAAACCCAGCGTTTGGGATACCTTTAGTCAACAATGGCGCCGATCGTCGCGCGGTCACATGGTGCCGATGGGGTTTGCCAAACCGCCTCACCTCGACGCCTGCGATCATTTCCATCGCTACCAAGAAGATGTCAAGCTGATGGCGGCGCTGGGCGTCACCCAATACCGTTTCAGTATTTCCTGGTGTCGAATTATTCCCAATGGTCGCGGCAGCGTGAACGTGGCAGGATTTGAATTTTATGAACGGTTATTGGATTGCCTCGAAGCCCATGGAATTGAACCCGTTGTCACGCTATTTCATTGGGATAGTCCCCTCGCCTTAGAAAATCAGTATGGGTCGTGGCGCAGTCGAGAGATGGCGGACGATTTTGCGGATTACGTCACCGCCGTCGTCACCCGTTTGGGCGATCGCATTCGCCATTGGATTACCCTCAATGAAATTACCTGCTTTACCCATCTGGGTTATAACGATCGCGTCCCACCGGAACATGCCCCTGGGACGATAGTGCCCCGTTGGCGGGACGTCTGGCAAACTTCGCACCATGCCTTACTGGCTCACGGGTTAGGCGTACAAGCGATTCGCGCCGCATCCCCACAGCCTTGCCGCGTGGGCTTAGTCGACAACTTCGGTATCACCGTTCCGCTCTCCGAAACACCGGCAAATATTACCGCCGCTCAAGCCGCATTTCCCTACCACTGCAATAATGGCGGTTTAATCTATCCCGCCATCACAGGGCAGTATCACGCTGGCTTCTGGAAAACGCTAGGGGCAGAAGCCCCACAAGTCCAGGATGGTGACTTAACCACAATTCATCAACCGATCGACTTTCTCGGTCTGAACATCTACACTGGCAGCCATATTCGCGCCGCCGATAATGTGAGGGGTTATGAATATCTTGATTTGCCCTCCGGCTATCCCCGCCTCGATATGCCCTGGCTAAATTTCTTCCCCGACAGCCTGTATTGGGGCATCCGCCACGTGAGTGAAACCCTCAACCGACCTGACTTATCGTTGATTATTACCGAAAATGGCTGTGCCGCCCAGGATGAAGTGAATGCCCAAGGCGAAGTCCTTGATCTCGATCGCATACTTTACTTGAAACAACATTTGCAAGGCGTTGCCCGGGCAATCACCGAGGATTATCCCATTCACGGCTATTATTTATGGAGCTTGCTTGACAACTTTGAGTGGTCTTGGGCTTACGCCAAACGCTTTGGCATTGTCTATATCAACTATCAAACCCAACAGCGGATTCCCAAAGCTAGCTATTATTGGTATCGCGACTGTATTCAAGCCGGCAAGCTACTCTAA
- a CDS encoding glutamine amidotransferase: MSNLLIVKTGSTMPELYAQCQDFEHWIARSMDWPLAEIQVVDVSLGETLPPYETIDGIVITGSHALVTEHQDWSEVTAAWLAIAAQQQIPTIGICYGHQLLAYALGGTVDFNPVGREVGSITVSLQSAAQDDPLFGNLPANILVNLSHRQAVLALPTDVTHLASSAMAEHQAFRYGEQVWGLQFHPEFDEQITRAYITYAKAGLSQEGQDPDAIYANVQPTPIGLEIMQRFAALLR, encoded by the coding sequence ATGTCGAATTTGCTGATTGTGAAAACTGGCAGCACAATGCCGGAGTTGTACGCTCAATGCCAAGATTTTGAACATTGGATTGCTCGTAGTATGGATTGGCCGTTGGCGGAAATCCAAGTTGTGGATGTGAGCTTGGGGGAGACCTTACCGCCCTACGAGACGATTGATGGCATTGTGATTACGGGGTCCCATGCTTTAGTCACAGAGCATCAAGACTGGAGTGAAGTGACTGCTGCTTGGTTAGCGATTGCGGCACAGCAGCAGATTCCGACGATCGGGATTTGTTATGGTCACCAGCTGTTGGCCTATGCGTTGGGTGGCACTGTGGACTTTAACCCAGTGGGCCGGGAAGTGGGCTCGATCACTGTATCGTTACAATCGGCGGCGCAGGATGACCCACTCTTTGGGAATCTGCCGGCAAATATCTTGGTGAATTTGAGTCACCGTCAAGCTGTTTTAGCCTTACCAACGGATGTGACGCATTTGGCGTCAAGCGCGATGGCGGAACACCAAGCCTTTCGTTATGGTGAGCAAGTTTGGGGTCTGCAATTCCATCCTGAGTTTGATGAGCAGATTACCCGCGCTTACATCACCTACGCTAAAGCGGGACTCTCCCAAGAAGGGCAAGATCCAGATGCGATCTATGCAAATGTGCAGCCGACCCCGATCGGCCTCGAAATTATGCAGCGATTTGCGGCATTGTTACGCTAG